A single Danio aesculapii chromosome 19, fDanAes4.1, whole genome shotgun sequence DNA region contains:
- the LOC130246290 gene encoding LOW QUALITY PROTEIN: nuclear GTPase SLIP-GC-like (The sequence of the model RefSeq protein was modified relative to this genomic sequence to represent the inferred CDS: inserted 1 base in 1 codon) has product MEILNMAKKIMNEVNVRLQNINSTDQTTNDLKNTILDGIAKMNEMDKDKRRKETIGVFGKTGEGKSSLLNAVLGLEGLLPSGSLGACTAVITQVEANLEDSEYKAEIELISTEEWENEIASTDERTETDNERIIAVYGADAEKKSLEELRNDDKHAEIHNFLSTGKKTISHQQVFDFLRDVKCHIQQSEYSPGGWYWPLVKSVTIKIPDHQELLEHIVXFDIPGTGDCNKIRDDLWKSKVRECSSVWIVNGINRAISSREPWSIMEHCMQDLGPGGQCKTIKFICTRTDDINIKEYLMSAQPSGDQFSSDKNMKKVCIHHRNNVAKDSVKRKFETMKSKDIRRFTADVFTVSSKAYFDADLHMDQNETEIPMLQDLLKNTNKIIKRELTRDYINQAKGVLFFIQSIKLDTNEEMAKIKATVRKDYYESLEKALKELNSRFDSLYEIIEQCFSKGVEKSVEQCLSTTKPVIASVKPSDKTLQALCKNKGYYWPKNKDAPVDLNKCLAKHIYDNIDEEFNLIFPVDSNNRIGRSVQEQIDKFSIIQDGTVYPPSSMLYHIQNFMKTEETKVKTFLKRDVVHRKKTVYSSIQTTIRDQMTAGYKKAAEKKGKGAMGRRETTIIETIELLKDNMFKVAKTQFLNEFKSVMHKISNTLKSELSRSVKRSFSQSSKASLMDVSTEIETCLRFRLSECLTQT; this is encoded by the exons atggAAATATTGAATATGGCAAAAAAGATCATGAATGAAGTTAATGTTAGACTTCAAAACATTAACAGCACAGACCAAACAACAAATGACTTAAAAAACACCATTTT AGATGGCATTGCAAAAATGAATGAGATGGATAAAGACAAAAGAAGAAAGGAAACCATAGGTGTTTTTGGAAAAACAGGAGAAGGAAAAAGCTCTTTATTAAATGCAGTGTTGGGATTAGAGGGTCTGCTGCCATCTGGTAGTCTTGGTGCCTGTACAGCAGTTATTACTCAAGTGGAAGCAAATCTGGAAGACTCTGAATACAAAGCTGAGATTGAGCTCATCTCCACAGAG GAATGGGAGAATGAGATTGCTTCCACTGATGAAAGGACTGAAACAGATAATGAAAGGATTATTGCAGTGTATGGGGCTGATGCAGAGAAGAAATCACTGGAGGAGCTTAGGAACGATGACAAACATGCtgaaattcataactttttgtctaCTGGGAAAAAAACCATTTCACAC caACAGGTCTTTGACTTTCTCCGTGATGTTAAATGTCACATTCAGCAAAGTGAGTATAGTCCTGGTGGCTGGTACTGGCCCCTTGTGAAGAGTGTGACCATCAAGATTCCAGATCATCAAGAGCTTCTGGAACACATTG TTTTTGATATTCCTGGCACTGGAGACTGCAACAAGATACGAGATGATCTGTGGAAATCA AAAGTGAGAGAGTGCTCTTCTGTGTGGATTGTAAATGGCATCAATCGAGCAATCAGTAGCAGAGAGCCGTGGAGCATAATGGAGCACTGCATGCAAGACCTGGGACCAGGAGGACAATGCAAAACCATAAAATTCATTTGTACCAGGACTGATGACATTAATATAAAAGAATATCTAAT gtCTGCACAGCCCTCTGGAGACCAATTTTCTTCAGACAAG aatatGAAAAAAGTGTGCATACATCATAGGAACAACGTTGCAAAGGATTCTGTGAAAAGAAAGTTTGAAACCATG AAATCAAAAGATATCAGAAGATTCACTGCTGATGTTTTCACTGTCAGCTCTAAGGCATACTTTGATGCAGATCTTCATATGGATCAAAATGAAACTG AAATCCCAATGCTGCAGGACCTTCTCAAGAACACCAACAAGATCATTAAGAGGGAACTGACCAGAGATTATATCAATCAAGCAAAGGGAGTTTTGTTCTTCATCCAAAGCATCAAACTAGACACAAATGAAGAAATG GCAAAGATTAAAGCCACAGTTCGTAAAGATTACTATGAGAGCCTTGAAAAAGCACTGAAGGAACTGAACAGTCGATTTGATTCACTTTATGAGATTATAGAGCAATGTTTCTCAAAAGGAGTGGAGAAATCAGTGGAACAGTGTCTCAGTACCACAAAGCCTGTGATTGCATCT GTGAAACCATCTGATAAAACCCTTCAAGCATTGTGCAAGAACAAAGGATATTACTGGCCAAAAAACAAAGATGCACCTGTAGATCTAAACAAGTGCTTGGCCAAACACATCTACGACAACATCGATGAGGAGTTCAACTTGATATTTCC tgttgATAGTAATAACAGAATAGGAAGGTCAGTGCAAGAACAGATTGATAAATTCAGTATCATTCAAGATGGCACTGTCTACCCTCCATCTTCTATGCTGTACCACATTCAGAACTTCATGAAAACAGAG GAAACCAAAGTGAAGACATTCCTCAAAAGAGATGTTGTTCATAGAAAGAAGACAGTCTACTCATCGATCCAAACAACAATTCGGGATCAAATGACTGCTGGCTATAAAA AAGCTGCAGAGAAGAAAGGAAAAGGGGCCATGGGAAGGAGAGAGACCACAATAATAGAAACCATTGAATTGTTAAAAGACAACATGTTCAAAGTTGCAAAAACGCAATTTCTGAATGAGTTCAAGTCTGTGAtg CACAAAATATCCAACACCCTTAAATCTGAGTTGAGCAGATCAGTGAAGCGCTCATTTTCACAAAGCAGCAAAGCTTCCCTGATGG ATGTCTCAACAGAGATTGAAACCTGTCTGAGATTCAGACTGTCTGAATGCCTCACACAAACCTGa